TGATGCAAAAACCTGTCCGGGGAGGCATTGGCCTTCGATTCGCGAGGCGATGTTTACGGTTGGACCTATGACGGTATAATCAGAACGCTCTGTACTGCCAAATGTACCGGCCACGACGGGACCATGATGAATGCCAATACGCATGGCTAAGTCTACGTTTTGTTTCTCCCACGAAACGTTGAGTTCATGAAGCCTTGCTTGCATTCCATGAGCACATTTGGCGGCCTGCTCGACTTGCTGTTCTGGAACCATTGCTCTAGGGGCCCCGAAGATAATCATGATTGCATCGCCGATGAACTTATCGATGGTTCCGTTGTGTTCATAGATCACCTGAACCATAGCACTCAGGTACTCGTTCAATATTTTTGCAAGCTTAGCTGCGGATAGTTCCTCGCTCAAACGTGTAAAGCCGACTAGGTCGGAAAATAAAACTGTTCCCATGACGTGTTCGGGTTCCTGGTCGAGTGAGATTGAACCATCAATGATTTGGTCAACAAGGTCCGGTGGAAGATAGCGTTTAAGCACTTTTTCCGTAAGCATCCGGTTCAATGCCTCTACTTCATGTTCACGTTTTTTGAGTGCTACCAGGTTGCGAACAGTGCTCGTGAGCTCTTGTTGGTTAAAGGGCTTTCCTAGGAATGAGTCGGCTCCAATATCGGTTCCAATGAGCTTTGACTCCTCGTCAGATTTAGCGGTCAGGAGAACTATGGGGGTAGAATAAAGTTCGTCGTGATTACGAATAGCCTCTATCAATTGTGGCCCAGACATCCTCGGCATCATCCAATCAGTGACGATAAGTGTGGGCTTGATTTTACATGCAATGTCGTAGGCTTGTTGGCCGTTGCTTGCTTTGACCGTTTTATATTTCTTAGCTGAAAGAGCGTCGGCGACGAGATCTCTCATATCCGCAAGGTCATCAACCACGAGAATGACCTCACCTGAACCGTCGCTGAAGTTTTCGAGGTCTTCTGTTGATGGGTTGGTTAGCTCATCTCCGCTGAGAGCATTTATAGTAATATCCTGAAGAAGCCAGGAACGTGCTTGGAAATCTAGTTCATTATTTTGTTCTGGGGCCGGGCAGGTGGGGAATGTTGCCCTGAACTTCGAACCCTCGCCAACGACTGATTCGATTCCAACGGTGCCGTTCATTTCATGCGTTAGAGATTTAACAAGTGCTAGGCCAAGGCCAGTGCCCTCGTATTCCCTTGTACTTGAGTCTTCGACTTGACTAAATAGATTAAAGAGCTTGCCTTGGTCGGCCTCTGCAATGCCGGGTCCGGAGTCTCTTACGAAAATTTCAATATTGTCATCGGTCGTGATGAGACCCAGCTCAATTTGACCTCCGTGTGGCGTGTATTTGAGGGCATTGGATAAGTAGTTGAAGGTTATCTTTTCGAGCGCATCTAGATTCCCGTCGATGAAAAGAGGTGTTTTGTTGAGGTTGGCGGGCTGTTTATCAATGGTTGCAAAGAATTGAATTTTTTTCGTTGAGCAAGACGATACAAAGTAATCTTCACAGATATGAATAAACTTTGAGAGTTCGATGGGCTCTAGGTCAATGACTTCCTTACCGGCATCCAACTTTTGGTAGTTAAGAAGTTGGTTCACGAGTCTTAAGAGTCTTCGAGAGTTTTTGATGGCCACGCTTGCATGCTTGTTGTTCGGTAATTCCTCAACGAGGTTCTCTAGGGGATTGATAATCAAAGTCAATGGTGTTCGGAGTTCATGAGAAATGTTTTGGAAGAATGAATTTTTAGCGTTCGATAGGATTTCGAGTTCTGCGGCTTGAACCTCCGCTTTACGGTATAGAGTTTCTGCCTGGTCTCGAGCATTGAGAGCTTCCAGTGTTGCTTCTTGTGCTTCAAGAGTTTTATGAGCCAGTTCAGTGGTTCGTTCTTCTACATCCTGTTCAAGCTGCTCAGTCATGTTTTCTTGAAGCTGTAGACGCTTTTGTCTGTCTTCATTAAAGATGCTTCCTATTATGAGACTGTATGCTAGTGCAGTGCTGGCTCCACAAAACATCGCAAAGAGAATAGCCAGGGTTCTTTCAAGCGAAGAGAATGGCCCATTGTACACATAGGCAACGACTGTGCCTGCAAAAAGAAAGGGGCTTTGGGCATATATAAACAGCCGGGTGGCTGGATTGTGTTTGTTTACAGAACGAACCACTATGGCCGCGAAGAGAAGAGTAGCCAAGGGACCAAATATGTAAAGTATATTTAAGAGAGTCCACCAATACTCTTCAAAGAACCAAAAAGGGCAAAGTAGGTAAACAGCGTATGAGCAGTACTTTAGGAATGCGTCGAATTTGGGTTCGTAGAGTTGCGTGTTGAGAAGGTGCCTTACAAAAGTCGGAGCAGAGGCCATAAGAGCTGTGAGAAAAAATCCAGGGAAGCCAAAAATAATGGTGGGTTCTACGACCCCAACATCCATGAAGATGTATTCTCCGAGAATGGTTCGGTAACCTGTGTAGTAGGCAGTGGCGGTAAAGACGACCATGACCAAGGAACCCGTCATGGGGTCTTTGGTTTGCATGTAGATAAATAGGTTGTAAATAAAGACCGCGAAAAATAGTCCCAGAACGAGCGCTGTCAAGAATCCTATGGTTCTACTCATTCGGTGAAAGTAAGGTTTGGATACCATCCAGAGCGAGAGAGGGAGATAGTTTCCCGATTCGATACGAACGAGTACGGTGTAATCAGTATTGGGGGTTAGCTCTAGTGAGAACGCAATGTTTTCATGAGGGTAATCTTTTTCATGCCAAGGAAACGTGGCGCCGGATACTTTGTGGGACCGACCATCCGGACCATAGAGGAACAAATCGACTCGTTGATATTTTGCATAACCTGTATCAAGGAACCATTCCTGTTTTAGCTTGCTGTCTGTCTTTAAATCAGTAGAAAGCCAATAAATATCACGACCGAAAAGGCGGCTGGTATTGAGATCTAAACGCGGGCTTCCGGCACCACTTCGAATTTTTTTAAGAATTGAGTCAGCTGAATCAACCTCCGTGTTATCTTGCAAGACAGTGGTATTGGAATCGAGTAATGTAAATTGGTTTGATGATTCAAGGTTGAGGTGGGGTGCGCCGGCAGCGAGTGCGACCATGGGGACGAAGGTCAGCACACCTATTACAAACCAAAAACACAATTGAGGTTTTAGAGCGGCGGAAGCGCTGTACGACAGAACTCTGCGCTCGGCTTTGAGTTTTGATTGCACATCTAATGGTTTCACTCTTACCAGAACAGATCCAGCAGCTAGGGTGAAAAACCGTCAATGTGATTACCGATAATGACCCGTGCGTATTTCATTGGGCGATCCCAGGCGACACCGCGCATCTGTACATGGTCATACAAGCCTTTCTCCACGGGTTTGCCGTCGCAGACGGTCAAGTTCATGGCCTGCGTATAGAGGAAGAGCGGTTCTGAATCGTCTTTGAAGTACATCTCCATTCGATGGCGGCCTCTTAGGGTGCGCAAGTGTTCTTTAATCTCGAGGATATTGTTCCATGCATGTTGGCGTACGATTCCTGACTTCGTCTCTATTCGTATCCCGGCCGAGTCGAGGCTTAGTTTTTTGGGCACAGGCCGCGATTCCATAAGGT
The genomic region above belongs to Deltaproteobacteria bacterium and contains:
- a CDS encoding response regulator, yielding MQSKLKAERRVLSYSASAALKPQLCFWFVIGVLTFVPMVALAAGAPHLNLESSNQFTLLDSNTTVLQDNTEVDSADSILKKIRSGAGSPRLDLNTSRLFGRDIYWLSTDLKTDSKLKQEWFLDTGYAKYQRVDLFLYGPDGRSHKVSGATFPWHEKDYPHENIAFSLELTPNTDYTVLVRIESGNYLPLSLWMVSKPYFHRMSRTIGFLTALVLGLFFAVFIYNLFIYMQTKDPMTGSLVMVVFTATAYYTGYRTILGEYIFMDVGVVEPTIIFGFPGFFLTALMASAPTFVRHLLNTQLYEPKFDAFLKYCSYAVYLLCPFWFFEEYWWTLLNILYIFGPLATLLFAAIVVRSVNKHNPATRLFIYAQSPFLFAGTVVAYVYNGPFSSLERTLAILFAMFCGASTALAYSLIIGSIFNEDRQKRLQLQENMTEQLEQDVEERTTELAHKTLEAQEATLEALNARDQAETLYRKAEVQAAELEILSNAKNSFFQNISHELRTPLTLIINPLENLVEELPNNKHASVAIKNSRRLLRLVNQLLNYQKLDAGKEVIDLEPIELSKFIHICEDYFVSSCSTKKIQFFATIDKQPANLNKTPLFIDGNLDALEKITFNYLSNALKYTPHGGQIELGLITTDDNIEIFVRDSGPGIAEADQGKLFNLFSQVEDSSTREYEGTGLGLALVKSLTHEMNGTVGIESVVGEGSKFRATFPTCPAPEQNNELDFQARSWLLQDITINALSGDELTNPSTEDLENFSDGSGEVILVVDDLADMRDLVADALSAKKYKTVKASNGQQAYDIACKIKPTLIVTDWMMPRMSGPQLIEAIRNHDELYSTPIVLLTAKSDEESKLIGTDIGADSFLGKPFNQQELTSTVRNLVALKKREHEVEALNRMLTEKVLKRYLPPDLVDQIIDGSISLDQEPEHVMGTVLFSDLVGFTRLSEELSAAKLAKILNEYLSAMVQVIYEHNGTIDKFIGDAIMIIFGAPRAMVPEQQVEQAAKCAHGMQARLHELNVSWEKQNVDLAMRIGIHHGPVVAGTFGSTERSDYTVIGPTVNIASRIEGQCLPGQVFASQEVSLLLPNAASTALGEFELKGVEGKRHLHRLLDLSQPHGTIKS